In the Planctomycetota bacterium genome, one interval contains:
- a CDS encoding DUF1570 domain-containing protein, protein MPPAVAKPSFARRFAGWVIGLPGQSLFATAILLFALGSRTASGEATVNGALVETRHYRVHSDLPEDVVREMAAELEWCYQRYATRLSSLTPRQNSDRDLHEVRLFADHASYVRHAGATNSGGLYDSRRRLLLAFLGDRGRAGLKKTLRHEAFHQYAYEALGPGLPLWVNEGLAQLFEHGARVDDHLLLGELPEVPLAIVQRAMHEDRLFDFERLLRMNQREWFSLMDDRETGSVLYAQTWAMVHFLVYAADSEGRPLYRDRFNAFLGLVADGRPAMPAFRDQFGSNLPGFRSRFEAWLVQCRPTPVARELDRHDVLARMLGQLAERGVRFDRIGDFRDHAVRHALRLHREEDGIERVSDPDVEIYFSDSRGRPLGVDRLRFDLDVAGELPQLVTRPGDGYVYRTRFHRDPSRGGRIFHETFIHAR, encoded by the coding sequence ATGCCCCCTGCCGTTGCCAAGCCGAGCTTTGCCAGGCGCTTCGCCGGCTGGGTCATCGGCCTGCCGGGGCAGTCGCTGTTCGCCACGGCCATCCTGCTCTTCGCGCTCGGCAGCCGAACCGCCAGCGGCGAGGCCACGGTCAACGGTGCCCTCGTCGAGACGCGCCACTACCGCGTCCACAGCGACCTGCCCGAAGACGTCGTCCGCGAAATGGCGGCCGAGCTGGAGTGGTGCTACCAGCGGTATGCGACGCGGCTCAGCAGCCTGACGCCGAGGCAGAACTCCGATCGCGATCTGCACGAGGTGCGACTGTTTGCGGACCATGCCAGCTACGTGCGTCACGCCGGCGCGACCAACAGCGGCGGGCTCTACGACTCGCGGCGTCGCCTGCTGCTGGCCTTCCTGGGCGATCGCGGGCGGGCGGGACTCAAGAAAACCCTGCGGCACGAGGCGTTCCACCAGTACGCGTACGAGGCCCTCGGCCCGGGTCTGCCGCTGTGGGTGAACGAGGGGCTGGCCCAGCTTTTCGAGCACGGGGCCCGCGTGGACGATCATCTGCTGCTGGGCGAGCTGCCCGAGGTGCCGCTGGCGATCGTGCAGCGGGCGATGCACGAAGATCGCCTGTTCGACTTCGAGCGGCTCCTGCGGATGAACCAGCGCGAGTGGTTCAGCCTAATGGACGACCGTGAGACCGGCAGCGTGCTCTACGCCCAGACGTGGGCGATGGTGCACTTTCTGGTGTACGCGGCCGATTCGGAGGGTCGGCCGCTGTATCGCGACCGGTTCAACGCGTTCCTCGGCCTCGTCGCCGATGGTCGGCCGGCGATGCCGGCGTTTCGCGATCAGTTCGGCTCGAACCTGCCCGGGTTCCGGAGCCGATTCGAGGCGTGGCTCGTGCAGTGTCGCCCGACGCCCGTCGCGCGCGAACTGGACCGGCACGACGTGCTGGCCCGCATGCTGGGACAGCTGGCGGAGCGCGGCGTGCGGTTCGACCGCATCGGCGACTTCCGCGACCACGCCGTCCGCCACGCGCTTCGGCTGCACCGCGAGGAGGACGGCATCGAGCGCGTCAGCGACCCGGACGTCGAGATCTACTTCAGCGACTCCCGCGGCCGGCCTTTGGGCGTGGATCGGCTTCGTTTCGACCTCGACGTCGCCGGCGAGCTGCCGCAGCTGGTAACGCGTCCCGGCGACGGCTACGTCTATCGCACCCGCTTCCACCGCGACCCATCCCGCGGCGGCCGCATCTTCCACGAGACGTTCATCCACGCGCGGTGA
- the folK gene encoding 2-amino-4-hydroxy-6-hydroxymethyldihydropteridine diphosphokinase: MATAYLGLGSNLGDRAAALLTAVSHLTQTPGIELRQLSSIYESAAVDSPADAGSFYNMVIEVETSQSPRELLRTCLSIEDRMGRFRPAGIANAARVIDIDVVAIGDEVIAEPDLLVPHRLMHERHFVLAPLVEIAPDWRHPELRQTSTELLLAAESSPQIVRASPILEEAPETS; this comes from the coding sequence GTGGCGACGGCGTACCTCGGACTCGGCTCCAACCTCGGCGATCGGGCGGCCGCCCTGCTGACGGCGGTGTCGCATCTGACCCAAACGCCCGGCATCGAGCTTCGGCAGCTCAGCAGTATTTATGAGTCCGCCGCCGTCGACTCGCCGGCGGACGCGGGGTCTTTTTACAACATGGTGATCGAGGTCGAGACGTCGCAGTCGCCGCGTGAGCTGCTGCGGACGTGCCTGTCGATCGAAGACCGCATGGGACGATTTCGCCCCGCCGGCATCGCGAATGCGGCGCGGGTGATCGACATCGATGTCGTGGCGATCGGTGACGAAGTCATCGCCGAGCCTGACCTCCTCGTGCCACACCGTTTGATGCACGAGAGGCACTTCGTACTGGCACCGCTCGTCGAGATCGCTCCGGATTGGCGGCATCCCGAGCTGCGTCAGACGTCTACCGAACTACTTCTAGCAGCGGAGTCTTCGCCACAGATCGTCCGAGCATCGCCGATCCTTGAGGAAGCGCCGGAGACATCATGA
- the panC gene encoding pantoate--beta-alanine ligase — MKVLRTKSDLRKAREEVRERGASVGFVPTMGALHVGHLSLVERAKEAADVVAASVFVNPTQFDDPADLARYPRTEAEDLEQLEAAGVDWALLPDAAEVYPADQPDVQVAVPALAGRLEGAHRPGHFDGVCRVVLKLFNLVQPDVAVFGAKDFQQLRIIEAMVDGLDLPIRIIRGPTVREPDGLAMSSRNRRLSAEDRVKAVALSRALLSAEGSPREVEASVRVQLGSAGLDVEYAEVVDERTLEPATALPARLLAAVRVGGVRLIDNVPLVRP; from the coding sequence ATGAAAGTGCTGCGGACCAAGTCGGACCTCCGCAAAGCTCGGGAAGAAGTACGGGAACGCGGAGCGTCAGTCGGTTTCGTCCCCACGATGGGCGCGCTCCACGTGGGGCATCTGTCGCTCGTCGAGCGGGCGAAGGAGGCGGCCGACGTGGTGGCGGCGAGCGTCTTCGTCAACCCGACGCAGTTCGACGATCCGGCCGACCTGGCTCGGTATCCGCGGACGGAGGCGGAAGACCTGGAGCAGCTCGAAGCGGCCGGCGTCGACTGGGCTTTGCTGCCGGATGCGGCGGAGGTGTATCCGGCGGATCAGCCAGACGTCCAGGTGGCGGTGCCGGCGTTGGCCGGGCGGTTGGAGGGTGCGCATCGGCCGGGGCATTTCGACGGCGTCTGCCGGGTCGTGCTGAAGCTGTTCAACCTCGTCCAGCCGGACGTCGCGGTCTTCGGCGCGAAGGACTTCCAGCAGCTCCGCATCATCGAGGCGATGGTCGACGGGCTCGACCTGCCCATCCGAATCATCCGCGGCCCGACCGTCCGGGAACCCGACGGGCTAGCGATGAGCAGCCGCAATCGACGCCTTTCCGCCGAAGATCGAGTCAAGGCGGTCGCCCTGTCCCGTGCCCTGCTGTCGGCCGAGGGTTCGCCGCGAGAGGTGGAGGCGTCGGTTCGCGTGCAGCTCGGGTCGGCCGGGCTCGACGTCGAGTACGCGGAGGTCGTTGATGAGCGGACGCTCGAACCGGCGACCGCTTTGCCGGCGAGGTTGCTCGCGGCGGTTCGAGTTGGTGGGGTCCGTCTGATCGACAACGTGCCGCTCGTCCGGCCGTAG